From the genome of Pelosinus fermentans DSM 17108:
ACAGGAATGCCTAATGAATCTAACAACGCAATATTTTTTTTGTTGTCAACACTTTCAGTAAATGCTATACCATCCACACGTTTACTATACAAAAACTGAATGTATTTTTTCTCTTCGTCTGTTTTTCCATCGGTATTACACAAGATAACAGCATAATTATGTATTTTAGCCGCATCCTGAACCCCCCTAACCAACGCAGGAAAAAAAGGATTTTCGATATCCGGAATAATAAGACCAATACTACGAGATTCTTTTATCTTTAACGCTCTTGCCACATCATTTGGCTGATATTGCAATTCTTTGGCTGCTAGCAAAACACGCTCTGCTAACAATGGTGAAACTCGGTCTTTTCCATTCAAGATTCGCGACACTGTTGCAATGGAAACTTCGGCCCTTTTCGCGACATCTTTAATTGTTACATTTCTAATGTTTTCTTTATCATATGCCATCATAAACTCCTAACCAGTTATCCTTGTAAACGTTTACTTCAGTCTTTCTATCTGATACAGTAAAACTCCTGCTTATTTCTATAAATTAATTGAAAATTTCGATTTATGTATTTTTTCAATTCCTAACTGGCGAACATAGTGAAGCAATGACAGATGCAAAAAAATCAGGAAAGCTTTTAACCTTCCTGATTTCTTTCCAGTATTTCTTTTAATAATCGTTCTGCTTCTGCCTTAGCTGCTATTGTTGCCTCACCATCTATCTGCAGCTCCATGGTTATGAAATCCCCTTCTTGAGCTTCACTTGGCAAACTCTGGCGGGGCCATACGACTTGAACTTCCTCATCACCTAACATCAATACTGCTTTTTTCCCTTCAAAGCGATCGATTACAGCTAAGACCTTCATTTGTTACCTCTCCTTTGTTATGGTATAGGTTGTACCATCGCTGTTGATTGTCACCGTACCATCTAAATCCGTACGATATATTTTCATTTTAGCCTCACCATATTTCTTTAATGTAGAAGGATGAGGATGATGATACTCATTATTCGCACCTACTGAAATAATGGCAGCCTCAGGATTTACGGCTTTTAAGAAGGAAAGGGATGAAGATGTATTGCTGCCATGATGTCCAGCTTTTAAAATCGTACTTTTCAGTTCTTTTTTATACTTTTTCCACATACGTTCTTCTGATTCCTTTTCTGCATCGCCTGTTAGCAACATGGAAAAATCATGATACACCAATTTTGCTACGATAGAGTTATTATTTAACTCTGAGTCTTTTATAAATGGTTTTTCTGGTGCTAAAATTTTTAGTTTTACATCATTTGTAATAGCAATTTCTGTGCCGGCAGTTAGAACTGAAAAAGGTATCTTCCTGCTTTGCACTAAAGATAAATATTTACGATACAATACCGTTGTCGTTGTTTGCCCGCTGTCATAAATTTGATTTACTTTAAAATTATCTAAAATAGCCGACATCCCGCCCAAATGATCCGCATGAGGATGCGTAATAATCACCTTATCAATGGTTGTAATTCCTTCCTTTTTTATGTACGCTGCTAATTTTTCTTTCGTACCAGTATCTCCCGTATCAACCAGTACAGTTTGTCCTGCTGTCCGAATTAAAATAGCATCTCCTTGCCCAATATCTAACACCTTTACAGTCAGAGGAGAAGTTGTCTGTCCTTGACTGACATTTGCAACTCTGTCTTTAACACATCCTGCTGCTACCAGCATAGCAAGGGTTACCAGGAGCACCCCAAACCATTTACGTCCCATCATTTTACCTCCTAAAATAGTACCGCTCCTTCCTTGCAGACATAAGAACGCCTATCTCTCATAACTAAAAAGACTTGGTTTACACCAAGCCTTAGCTGCATGCCGAAATGTTAAAAGAACCGTATCCTTATATGATACAAAAAAATTATACCTCAACCAACCCTAAACTTACTTTAATTGATTCATCAACCATAGACATGATATCTTCACTCAAATGAGAAACCTTTTCTTTTAAACGACGCTTATCAATGGTGCGCAGTTGTTCTAATAGAATCACAGAATCTTTTTCCAAATTCGATTGTTTTGAGTTGATTTCCACATGAGTCGGCAGCTTAGCCTTCGAAATCTGCGAAGTAATGGCTACTACGATAATGGTCGGACTATATTTATTACCAACATCATTTTGGATGACCAAAACGGGACGATGCCCTCCTTGTTCCGAACCCACTACCGGACTTAAATTGGCATAATAAATATCTCCACGTTTTACGACCATCTTTTATTCACGCTCCGCCAGTAGGGTAGGCATTTCAAATAGATCTGCATCAGCTAGCAAGCCTTCCTCTGCTAATGTCAGATTAATCCCAGCCATCTCCTGATATCCCTTACGCATTTTATCATATATTTCCTTACGTCTACGCTCTTCAATACACAGTCGCATGGCATCACGCACAAATTGACTACGGCTTAATTTTTCAATTGCAATAATACCATCTACTTCTTGAAGCAAGCTATTCGGGATACTAATCATAATACGCCTCAATTCTGCCACGCCTTCACCCCCGCCAGTTAACACAACATTCATATAGATAGATTATAGTTTCTTTATATACAAATGTCAATTTTTTTATACACGATTTTATCATCTGGCGAATGATGACCGGCTGCGCAACATATTTAAATAACCAAAGACTTGACTCAATTGGAGTATTAACTCCATCTGATCATAGTCACACTTATCCACCGAAATTAGCCGCTCTACCTGCTGTTTATCGAAAATGGGAGTCTTGAGCGACTTGTCATTGAATAACTCCACTATCATAAGTATGCATGAAACAAGAGAAATTTATGCCTAATCATTTTCTTGAATACCAAATATTGCTGCTGGCAATGCCTTAATGATATCACTTGCGATCATACCAATCATTCCATTTCTGGCGACAATATCTCCAGCTAAACCGTGAATATACACACTAGCCAATGCTGCTTCGTGACTTGACAAGCCTTGGCCCACAAATCCTGCAATGATTCCAGTTAGCACATCACCAGCACCGCCAGTTGCCATACCAGCATTACCACTACTATTAATATATACTTCACCATCTGGAAATGCGACTATTGTACGTGCTCCTTTTAAAATAATAATACTTCCCCACTCAATTGCCGCCTGACGGGCAATATATATGCGATCTTGATTGACCTCTTCGGCAGTTAAGCCGACAAGCCGCGCCATCTCTCCAGGGTGCGGCGTTAGTATCGGTACAGACTTAGCCTCGGTTAATAAAGAGGTATGGTCAATCAGTGCATTTAAGGCATCTGCATCAATTATTAAAGGCCTTTCAACTGTCGTAATCACACGGCGCACAAGTGACATGGTTTCTTCATGACGCCCTAGTCCAGGACCAATTACCACTACATCACTATGCAGGGAAAGTCTTTGAAGTTCAGGAAAAGACTCTTCTCCTAAAACACCTGGACTCACCTCAGCTAACGGACTGGTCATGACTTCTGTTACTTTCATTTCCATGATATCATGCAAGCTTTCAGCAATACCTAAATTTACTGTGCCTGCACCAGAGCGCATAGCAGCACTTGCCGACAGGGCAGCAGCACCTGTTAATCCTCTGGAACCTGCCACTATCAATACTTTGCCACAACTTCCTTTATGGGCATCAGGCTGTCTTTTGCCAAGCATGTTTGTCACATCGCCGCTGGTAATAAGATTCTGCTGAATTGCAATATTTTGTACCAATAATCTAGGAACACCAATATCAGCCACGTACAGTTCACCAACATAAAGAGCACCCGGATATAACAAAAGTCCTTGCTTTGGCAGAGCAAACGTAATGGTATAATTTGCTTTTACCGCTACACTCTGAATCTGGCCTGTATCGCCGTCAACACCTGTTGGTACATCTACGGCAATAATAACCTTATTCATTTTATTCATACATTCTACAACCTGGACCATGTGCTCCCTAAGTTTACCAGTAAAGCCTGTCCCTAGCAGCGCATCTACCAGACAGTCCGTAAAGGTCATAGCAATTTTTACTTTATCCCAGTCGTGCTGATTGATTACTTCTAAAATATCAATTCCCATATTGGTAATGATTTGTAAATTCGTTAATGCATCACCAACTACAGCCGTTTTGCTGCCAATTAAAAAAACTTTGACTTTCGCCCCTTGGTTATGAAGATGCCTAGCAACTACATAACCATCACCGCCATTATTTCCAGTACCAGCAAATACAGAAATCTTTTTATTATGTAAATTTCCTAGTATACTCTCAATTTGCCCAGCTACTTCTACGCCGGCATTCTCCATGAGAACAATACCAGGAATACCATATTCTTCGATTGCTGCCCTTTCTATATCTTTCATTTCAGCAACGGTTATTACTTTCATATTATTTTCCTCCCCATAAAATGACCTGGGCAGCCGCATATTCTCGCGCATGTGTCAATGATATATATGTCATACTAACCCCCATACTTTTAGCTAAAGCGCCAAATTGTCCGCTTAAATTTACATGCGGGCAACCTTTATCATCAAGAATAATTTCAATATCCTTAAGTCTTCCACCTGCCATTCCTGTTCCAAAGGCTTTCATGACTGCTTCCTTACCAGCAAATCGTGCTGCATAAGAAGACGCTTTTTGCATACCCCGACTTTCACAGTATTGCTGTTCCTGCAGGGTGAATACTTTGTCTATAAAAGATTGGCGCGTAATAGCATCTTTTATACGATTGATTTCAATAATGTCAATTCCAGTACCAATAATCACAGATTTCACTCCATATTACCTTTTACTATCATTCATTGTACCAGCATTAACTGTATTTTGCCAATAGATACGGGCAAAATACAAGAAATGAATATAGAAAAGAAAGACTTAGCCTAGGCTAAGTCTTTCTTTTCTATATTCATTTCCTAAAGTTTCTCATGATAAGTACTTCAACTCGTCGATTTTTCGCTCGCCCATCAATTGTATCATTTGCCTCAAGGGGACGATATTGCCCATATCCAATAGCACTAAAGCGCTCAGGCTGTAAACTTTTTTCACTAGATAGGATAAATTTCATAAAGTTAATCGCTCGTTTGGAGCTAAGCTCCCAATTTGAAGGAAATTCAGAAGTATTGATCGGTATACTATCTGTATGTCCTGAAATAACAATCTTCTGACTCAACGGAAGCAATACCTTAGCTATTTCCTCACCAACACGCAAAGATTCGGGACGTAAATCCGCACGTCCTGATGTAAATAAAGCAGAGTCTTTAATACGAATCATTAGCCCATCTTCCGTAAGTATTGTATTTAAATCACCAGTCAATTTATTCTCTTGAATATAATGGTCAATCTGTCTTTTTAATTCCGAAAGCTGCACAGTCTCTTGCAGCTGTTCCTGCCCCATAGTACCTTCAACGGCCTGCTGGTCAGGTATTGCAGTATTTAATTCAGGAGTAATTGCTCGATTATTATCGAAAATCGAAGGACTTCCACTAAAAGCAGTATTAAAAGCATAGGCCATATTATCAAATTTCTTTTGATCGACTTGCGCTGTGGCAAACAATACGATAAATAATGCCAGCAGTAAAGTTAATATATCAGCATAAGGAATGAGCCAAGATTCATCCATATGTTCTTCATGATGAGCTTCATGATGTTTCTTCCTTCTAGACATTATGCTTCCTCCGTTTTAGCCTTCATCTGCTCCCTTTCTGTTTGGGAAATAAACACCTTCAGCTTGGCTTCAATCGCAGTAGGAGAATCTCCTGCCTGCAAGGACAGTATTCCTTCAACCATCATTTTTCTTACATCAACTTCTTTTTTTGACATGATCTTTAACTTATTTGCAAACGGATTCCAGATTACATACCCTGTAAAGATCCCAAGCAAGGTAGCAACAAACGCAGCTGCAATAGAATGTCCCAGAGCATCGACGTCATTGAGATTTCCTAATGCAGCAATCAAACCAACTACTGCACCAAGTACCCCCAGCGTCGGAGCATAGGAACCAGCCTGAGAAAAGATCAACGCGCCGACACGATGACGTTCTTCCATTCCTTGAATCTCAGCTTCTAACACATCACCCACGAAATCTGGGTCAAGTCCATCAATTACCATGCTCAAACCAGTTTTGAGAAAAACATCCGGCACTTCTTCCACACGACTTTCCAAAGCTAGAATACCTTCCCGTCTAGCTGTTTGTGATAATTCCACAAACATCTTTAACATGTCACTTTTTGACATAAATTCAGGTTGTTTAAATAACATTTTAACAAGCGTCGGAAAATTTTTAAGAACTTCCATAGGAAAGGCATTCAATAAGCAAGCTGCCGTACCAGCAATAATAATTAAAAATGCCGCTGGATTTATTAACACTGCTAAACTTGCACCTTTAAGCACCATCCCTACGCCAACAGCCACAAATCCGAGTCCAATACCAATTATTGTTGATAATTCCACAATTCAGATCCCCCTAAACCTAACGATCAGTATAGTTACTTCTAGTTAGCATATATACTTGTAAAAATAAATCCACAATCTGCCTCTTACATATTTCTTTTTTTTTCTGCATATTCCTGCAAATTATTTGTTAATTTTTTGCTTTGGCCGAAAGCCAAATTCGGTAGAGATATGTCTGCCAATTCCTTGAATTTTTCCCGTAATACAGCCTACGCAGTGTTTTGGAGTATCATTAACACAAATTTTACCTGGATATAACATATACATTTTTCGATATTCACCTTCGGTAACATTAGGCATCACTACATTGGCGCCACTTTGAAGGGCAATAATACGTCCATTTTTATCTAATGTTTCCATAGCTGTAGTAGCTGGAATATTAGCATCAGGCAATAACAGCCTAGTAATCGCCATCACTTTTATACTTGTGTTAAAAGTACCCCCTCTCTCTTGCGCCAGCGGTGTATCAGCGTTGGGAATAAAAGGCCCTAACCCGATCATATCAGCATCTAATGATTTGAAAAACAAAATATCATCTGCTAAACATTCCATTGTTTGATTCGGAAGTCCTACTAAACAGCCTGTCCCCAGCTCATATCCAAGATCTTTTAAATCTCGTAAACATCGTAATCGATTTTCAAAACTCATGCCTGGATGCAATTCTTTATAGATCTTTGGATTCGTTGTTTCGATTCTAAGTAAATATCGATCTGCGCCGGCTTCTTTATAGATTTGATATTCATCTCTGCTTTTTTCGCCGAGACTTAGAGTAATGGCTAATCCTAAAGCCTTTATACTCTTAATGATGTATTGCATATCAGCCACAGTATAAGACTGACTTTCACCAGATTGCAGTACAACCGTCTTATAATTATAGCTTTTAGCCTTATTAGCAAGATCAATAATCGTATCTGGGGTCAATTTATACCGCTTCACCTTGGTATTTTCTTTTCTTAACCCACAATAAAAGCAATTCTGTTGACATATGTTTGAGAATTCGATTAAACCACGCAAGTGCACTTGATCTCCCACATATTGGCTACGCACTCTATCAGCGGCTAGAAACAATTGTTGATCATATTCATCACATCGCAGCAAATCCACAATCTCTTCTTTCGTTAAAGAATGGATGGTCTCAGCCTTATTGATTATATCTACTATTTTTGCCACGCTTCTATCCTCCTTACTGTAAAGTTAGCATTTAGTTCTTCATTTCCCCTGGCAATCCCTTTTTCATTATAATATAGTAGATATTCATTCGACATAATGCTATTTAATTTTTATAAATTGCTGATGTATGAACCAATTACTACTAACTATAGAATATTCTACTAATAAATGCCTCTATCTAAAGATATAGATTCGATAAAAATACGCTTTTATTCAACAAAAAAAATGAAAATATGCATCTATTGCCTATGTAATACCTAAAAAAAATCGCCTATCGATTGTTAGACCACCAAGAATGATAGAATCATTATATTTTCCGGGAAATAAAATGTAAAGCAATCTTTGATTTGCCTTTATGTTAATTGACAATAATATTTTAGACTGCTAGAATAAATGCACACATTAATATAACGTAAAAAGACGCAAAGGACAGCGGCATTTAGGAGGCTATATGGAATTATTAAAAAAACGGATTCAATCTGACGGACTGGTCCTAAATGATTCATTGCTCAAAGTGGACTCTTTCCTAAACCAACAAATTGATCCTGATCTTATGCTGAAAATAGGTGAAGAGTTTGCTCACCGCTTCCAAGGAGAGCAAATTACTAAAATATTGACGATTGAATCCTCTGGAATTGCAGTATCTGTGATGGCAGGTTTAGCGCTTAAGATACCAGTGGTTTTTGCCAGAAAGAAAAAATCGGTTACGATCAATGAAGATGTATATTATACAAAAGTTTATTCCTTTACGAAACAAGAGAGCAATGACATTATTGTTTCAAAGCAATTTCTGCAAGAAGACGATCATGTGTTAATTATTGATGACTTTCTAGCTAATGGAGAGGCTGCTGCCGGTTTGGCTGAGATTGTCCATCAAGCTAATGCAAGGGTTGTTGGAATCGGCATTGTAATCGAGAAATCCTTCCAGCCTGGCGCCAAAAAATTAATGGATGCTGGCTACCGAGTGGAATCCTTAGCCCGCATCGCCTCTTTTTCCAACGGCCAGGTATTATTTTTATAACGATTCATCGCATATTCACTAAAATAAGGTAGTCTATGAGCCTTGTATACAAGACTCATAGACTACCTTATTTTACTCTTCACCCTTCTAAAAAAGTAACCCCATACCCGCCTTTCGGATAAGAGAAATCAATATTATCACAAATTAAACGGCATCCACCACATTCTACACATTGTTTATACAAAACCATAAGAGGCTGTTTGGCTTCTGTACTTTCTCTAAATACACCTGACGGACAAAAGGTCAAGCATTGCTTTGCCCTGCATTTCTGGCAAATGGCATCATCTAGAATCAGCACATGCTGCCACTCTTCATCAGGCTGAAAACGAATCACTGCTAGCTGCTCATCGAATTGATTCATCCTCGAACCACCTTTATCACCTTCCAAATGTCACTCGCCATTTTAAGCAAAGGCTGCATACTGGTTATTTTCTTAAAGATAAATATGCGTTTTGCTTTTTTGGGCATCGTATATACTTTGGAAACCTGAAATGCAGTTTCATTTGCGATTTTACTATATAAATCAAATAAATACGGAAGATCCTGCTGTAATTTGGCAATCTTTGCATTCGCTTTTAGATCCTGCATGACAAAACTCTCATCCAGCAATGTACGGTACAAAAATAGTTTTTTTGCTGAGAAATCTCTCTTTTTTTTACTCTCATAAGCCGCCTGGGCAGCAAAGAATCCTGACCACATTGCCAGATTGATACCATGAGTACCGTTCACAAGGGAAGCTGCATCACCAATGATCATTAAACCAGGATGGACAATTTCAGGAATGGCATAATAACCGCCCTCGGGAATTACGGATGCACCGTATTCTACTACTGTCCCCCCCACGAGAAGCGGCCGAATAAACGGATGATTCTTGATACGGCTTAAAAGCTCATAAGGACGAATACCGGAAATGGAAAAATCAGAAATCGTCATTCCCACATTAATATTAATGCTATCTTGAAATGTATGTATAGAACTTGTGCCATTAAAGCCAGCAGTAGGATATCCTAGTAAACCAATTATACTGCCATAACCATAGGCTAGCTGAAATCGTTCTTCAATGACGTTGGCAGGTAAAACAATGGTTTCTTTCACATAAAGAGATATATTTTGAGGTGAGACTCTAGGGATTAGGTTTGATTTTTCAGCAACCATAGAATTGGCACCATCAGCTAAAACAATAATATCTGCAAAAAACTGTTTTTTTTGCGGTGGTGATATTTGTACTCCGATTGCCTGGCTGCCATCAAAGAGCACTTCTGAAACCTTATAGTTGCATTGAAAGGTTACACCGGCGGATATGGCTTTATCCACAAGCCATTGATAAAGAACTCTGCGTTTTACTGTAAAACGGTTATAGGGGGCAGCTGTAAATTTCAAACTTTGAAAAGAAGTGGATAATAAAGAATCCTCTGTCATAATCCAATATGCCTGCTGCATTACAATGCGCTCACATTGGCATTCATCCCAGAAATTTGGAAACAGCTTGTGAGTATGTTCAGCAATTAAAGAAGTTCCACCACAAATTTTTGCACCAGGAAATGGACCACGCTCGAGAAGCAGCACATCAAGACCTTGTTTCGCCATGAAGTAGGCAGCACTAGCACCTGCTGGCCCCGCCCCTACTACAACAACGTCATATTTTTTCACATTGCTAGTATCAATCTCAATATTGCTTTTCTTTTCGCTTTCTACTATTTTTTTAGCTTGATACCAGTGTTTTAACATGCAATCACCCTTGCTATAGTATCTCGCATCCTTATTGTTACTATTCTTGTAATACCAAAGGATTACATAGTACTTTCTTCTCGGATAAATTACCATAGATATGGTAAAACTAAGTGAATAGTACACAAAAAAGGAATGACTCGTAAATGCTTTCAAGACGTGAATTTATTCAACTGTGCATGTCAGCAACCGTTGGAATGAGCCTTACGGAGTACTTAATTCCTGTCATGCAGAGTGCATTTGCACAAAATAAAATTACAAAAGCACCTGTCATTTGGTTAGAACTTGGATCCTGCACCGGTGAGTCTGTGTCTTTGCAAAATGCCATCAATCCTTCTCTTGAACAATTATTAGCAGAATCACTCGATATACGTTATCATTGGCTGATAAATGTCGCCAGCGGGGATGATGTTACTAAGATACTCGAAGATACACTGAAAGAAGAAGAAGGCAACTTTTGGCTCATTGTAGAAGGGTCTGTGATGACAGCAGAAAACGGTCGCTATAATGAAATTTTTATGCGAAATGGAAAAATGGTCACAGGATTGGAAGCCGTACAAGAGATTGCTGAAAAAGCCAAATACGTGATAGCAGTAGGAGACTGTGCTGCTTTTGGCGGACCGGCAGCAGCCTATCCCAATCCTGGAAAAGCTAAAGGAGTATGGGAAGTAGTAAATAAACAAGTTATTAATATTCCTGGATGTCCCACTCATCCAGACTGGATGAGTGGAACCTTTACTCACCTACTGCTCTATGGCATCCCACAACTGGATAGTTATAATCGTCCACTCCTTTTCTTTAGTAAAACCATTCATGATCTATGTCAGCGCCGTCAGCAATTTGAAGACGGCATCTTCGCCGATTCCCCTGGCAGTACAGGATGTTTGTATAAAGTAGGCTGTAAAGGTCCAATCACTCATGCGGACTGCCCTCTGCGGCAGTGGAATCATTCCGTGAACTGGCCAGTGAAAGCTGGTGCTCCTTGCATTGGTTGTGCCAGTCCTCATTTTCCTGATGGAACATCGCCTTTTTATAAGCATTTGCCGGACACTCCAACCTCATTTGGCAGGTTGAACATCAAAAAAATCAGTGCCGGCCTAGTAGCTTTTGGCATTGGAGGCGTCGGTACCCACTTTGCCTTTGCA
Proteins encoded in this window:
- a CDS encoding FAD-dependent oxidoreductase, with protein sequence MLKHWYQAKKIVESEKKSNIEIDTSNVKKYDVVVVGAGPAGASAAYFMAKQGLDVLLLERGPFPGAKICGGTSLIAEHTHKLFPNFWDECQCERIVMQQAYWIMTEDSLLSTSFQSLKFTAAPYNRFTVKRRVLYQWLVDKAISAGVTFQCNYKVSEVLFDGSQAIGVQISPPQKKQFFADIIVLADGANSMVAEKSNLIPRVSPQNISLYVKETIVLPANVIEERFQLAYGYGSIIGLLGYPTAGFNGTSSIHTFQDSININVGMTISDFSISGIRPYELLSRIKNHPFIRPLLVGGTVVEYGASVIPEGGYYAIPEIVHPGLMIIGDAASLVNGTHGINLAMWSGFFAAQAAYESKKKRDFSAKKLFLYRTLLDESFVMQDLKANAKIAKLQQDLPYLFDLYSKIANETAFQVSKVYTMPKKAKRIFIFKKITSMQPLLKMASDIWKVIKVVRG
- the motA gene encoding flagellar motor stator protein MotA, with the translated sequence MELSTIIGIGLGFVAVGVGMVLKGASLAVLINPAAFLIIIAGTAACLLNAFPMEVLKNFPTLVKMLFKQPEFMSKSDMLKMFVELSQTARREGILALESRVEEVPDVFLKTGLSMVIDGLDPDFVGDVLEAEIQGMEERHRVGALIFSQAGSYAPTLGVLGAVVGLIAALGNLNDVDALGHSIAAAFVATLLGIFTGYVIWNPFANKLKIMSKKEVDVRKMMVEGILSLQAGDSPTAIEAKLKVFISQTEREQMKAKTEEA
- a CDS encoding hydrogenase small subunit, encoding MLSRREFIQLCMSATVGMSLTEYLIPVMQSAFAQNKITKAPVIWLELGSCTGESVSLQNAINPSLEQLLAESLDIRYHWLINVASGDDVTKILEDTLKEEEGNFWLIVEGSVMTAENGRYNEIFMRNGKMVTGLEAVQEIAEKAKYVIAVGDCAAFGGPAAAYPNPGKAKGVWEVVNKQVINIPGCPTHPDWMSGTFTHLLLYGIPQLDSYNRPLLFFSKTIHDLCQRRQQFEDGIFADSPGSTGCLYKVGCKGPITHADCPLRQWNHSVNWPVKAGAPCIGCASPHFPDGTSPFYKHLPDTPTSFGRLNIKKISAGLVAFGIGGVGTHFAFAVVKKRIHKHYIKGTKPLETIPPETLEQAKQELKELTKQNQALLSITTKSDAKQALQHRKWWRRKLAAFLHPKNKDGE
- a CDS encoding flagellar motor protein MotB; protein product: MSRRKKHHEAHHEEHMDESWLIPYADILTLLLALFIVLFATAQVDQKKFDNMAYAFNTAFSGSPSIFDNNRAITPELNTAIPDQQAVEGTMGQEQLQETVQLSELKRQIDHYIQENKLTGDLNTILTEDGLMIRIKDSALFTSGRADLRPESLRVGEEIAKVLLPLSQKIVISGHTDSIPINTSEFPSNWELSSKRAINFMKFILSSEKSLQPERFSAIGYGQYRPLEANDTIDGRAKNRRVEVLIMRNFRK
- a CDS encoding xanthine phosphoribosyltransferase, with product MELLKKRIQSDGLVLNDSLLKVDSFLNQQIDPDLMLKIGEEFAHRFQGEQITKILTIESSGIAVSVMAGLALKIPVVFARKKKSVTINEDVYYTKVYSFTKQESNDIIVSKQFLQEDDHVLIIDDFLANGEAAAGLAEIVHQANARVVGIGIVIEKSFQPGAKKLMDAGYRVESLARIASFSNGQVLFL
- a CDS encoding DUF3006 domain-containing protein, whose product is MKVLAVIDRFEGKKAVLMLGDEEVQVVWPRQSLPSEAQEGDFITMELQIDGEATIAAKAEAERLLKEILERNQEG
- the acpS gene encoding holo-ACP synthase encodes the protein MIIGTGIDIIEINRIKDAITRQSFIDKVFTLQEQQYCESRGMQKASSYAARFAGKEAVMKAFGTGMAGGRLKDIEIILDDKGCPHVNLSGQFGALAKSMGVSMTYISLTHAREYAAAQVILWGGK
- a CDS encoding CopG family ribbon-helix-helix protein, which gives rise to MNVVLTGGGEGVAELRRIMISIPNSLLQEVDGIIAIEKLSRSQFVRDAMRLCIEERRRKEIYDKMRKGYQEMAGINLTLAEEGLLADADLFEMPTLLAERE
- a CDS encoding bifunctional ADP-dependent NAD(P)H-hydrate dehydratase/NAD(P)H-hydrate epimerase translates to MKVITVAEMKDIERAAIEEYGIPGIVLMENAGVEVAGQIESILGNLHNKKISVFAGTGNNGGDGYVVARHLHNQGAKVKVFLIGSKTAVVGDALTNLQIITNMGIDILEVINQHDWDKVKIAMTFTDCLVDALLGTGFTGKLREHMVQVVECMNKMNKVIIAVDVPTGVDGDTGQIQSVAVKANYTITFALPKQGLLLYPGALYVGELYVADIGVPRLLVQNIAIQQNLITSGDVTNMLGKRQPDAHKGSCGKVLIVAGSRGLTGAAALSASAAMRSGAGTVNLGIAESLHDIMEMKVTEVMTSPLAEVSPGVLGEESFPELQRLSLHSDVVVIGPGLGRHEETMSLVRRVITTVERPLIIDADALNALIDHTSLLTEAKSVPILTPHPGEMARLVGLTAEEVNQDRIYIARQAAIEWGSIIILKGARTIVAFPDGEVYINSSGNAGMATGGAGDVLTGIIAGFVGQGLSSHEAALASVYIHGLAGDIVARNGMIGMIASDIIKALPAAIFGIQEND
- a CDS encoding type II toxin-antitoxin system PemK/MazF family toxin, with product MVVKRGDIYYANLSPVVGSEQGGHRPVLVIQNDVGNKYSPTIIVVAITSQISKAKLPTHVEINSKQSNLEKDSVILLEQLRTIDKRRLKEKVSHLSEDIMSMVDESIKVSLGLVEV
- a CDS encoding ComEC/Rec2 family competence protein, which encodes MGRKWFGVLLVTLAMLVAAGCVKDRVANVSQGQTTSPLTVKVLDIGQGDAILIRTAGQTVLVDTGDTGTKEKLAAYIKKEGITTIDKVIITHPHADHLGGMSAILDNFKVNQIYDSGQTTTTVLYRKYLSLVQSRKIPFSVLTAGTEIAITNDVKLKILAPEKPFIKDSELNNNSIVAKLVYHDFSMLLTGDAEKESEERMWKKYKKELKSTILKAGHHGSNTSSSLSFLKAVNPEAAIISVGANNEYHHPHPSTLKKYGEAKMKIYRTDLDGTVTINSDGTTYTITKER
- a CDS encoding ferredoxin family protein; amino-acid sequence: MNQFDEQLAVIRFQPDEEWQHVLILDDAICQKCRAKQCLTFCPSGVFRESTEAKQPLMVLYKQCVECGGCRLICDNIDFSYPKGGYGVTFLEG
- the hydE gene encoding [FeFe] hydrogenase H-cluster radical SAM maturase HydE, whose translation is MAKIVDIINKAETIHSLTKEEIVDLLRCDEYDQQLFLAADRVRSQYVGDQVHLRGLIEFSNICQQNCFYCGLRKENTKVKRYKLTPDTIIDLANKAKSYNYKTVVLQSGESQSYTVADMQYIIKSIKALGLAITLSLGEKSRDEYQIYKEAGADRYLLRIETTNPKIYKELHPGMSFENRLRCLRDLKDLGYELGTGCLVGLPNQTMECLADDILFFKSLDADMIGLGPFIPNADTPLAQERGGTFNTSIKVMAITRLLLPDANIPATTAMETLDKNGRIIALQSGANVVMPNVTEGEYRKMYMLYPGKICVNDTPKHCVGCITGKIQGIGRHISTEFGFRPKQKINK